In the Silene latifolia isolate original U9 population chromosome 1, ASM4854445v1, whole genome shotgun sequence genome, GACTGTCCTCGATGATTCTGTGCAAAGATAATCTCACATGGCACTACGTAAATGAAGCATACAGTTGTCTAGAGGACAGTTAATGGAGTCACAAAGACAGTTTTGACGATGACAGGTTTAAACCTAGGTCATGAGTACCACCACTCAATGACTTTAACAGTCAAGCTAGTGGACATGTGCACAAGTATCACCGTCTTTTAGGGACAAGCATCAGACTTATGTTTGTTGACGATTTTTTATCATATTTTACTGACAGGAGTCCTGAGTCCTTCAATATCACTTCCAAGATCAACTGGTGACTTTGGAATTGGAGTTGAACAGCTTACGTCAATGACCAGGGATAATAATTCTACTGCTCTCGAGCAGTATGGGGGTGTAAGTAACTAAAACATCTCAGTTTCGGCATTTAGATATGGCCAATTGTTGTGTTTAGTAACATCAGAACATTGTGAATTTCAGGTTAAAGGACTGGAAGGCATGCTTAATACGAATTTAGAGACAGGAGTTCCTGGGGAGGAGAATGATACTGCAAAGCGAAGGGACACTTTTGGATCAAATACATACCCTACCAAGAAGGGAAAGCGCTTCCTGGTATTCAACTTGTTTATTTGTAGGAAGCGGATTCATATTCTCAGCTTCATGAGAAAGTCCAGTGATGATAtataattccttttttttttctctctgaTTTGCAGGCTTTTCTTTGGGAATCTTGGCAAGATTTGaccctgatcatcttaattatAGCTGCAGTTGTTTCTCTAGTATTAGGAATTAAAACTGAGGTGTGTTCAGTTTGTCTGGAATCTCTTGTCAAACATGTTTTTTGGTTACTGTTGCTTGATTGATGTCTAGCTGATAATCTCAGCTACATTGGTGGGATTTATGTCTTATTTATATAACCCTACACGTCATCTTACACTCGAACCAACCCGAAAGTTAGAATTGTACGTTGTAAATTGTAAGAGTAATGACAAAATTTACCACAAGTAAAGAGAAAATTGTTTAAGGAGAAGTTATGTTATTGACTAGAGTATACGTTAATATGGTACAATCAGACGAATCAGTGTGTTCAGCTAAGAAAATATATTCATTGTCATCGTCTTTTGCAGGGTTTAAAAGAAGGATGGTACGATGGAGGAAGCATTGTCTTTGCAGTACTGCTTGTCATAGTTGTTACAGGTCTGATTCCATCCAAACATAAGTACTTAGTTTCTTTGTTTTATATTCTTGTTAAGTCTGATTTTGATCCAAATTCATTTCTTTAACACTTAATAGCCACCAGTGATTATCGACAGTCCCTCCAGTTTCAGAATTTGAATGAAGAGAAAAGGAATATACAATTAGAGGTGCTTGATTTTTCATATAAAACATAATGTCTCAGATAAGTTTTTACGTGCTATTGGCTTTCATCTTTACACATTGGAATGTTACATGATTATTAATGCAGGTGATACGAGGTGGTAGAAGAGAAAAGATCTCTATTTACGACATTGTCGTTGGGGATGTTGTTCCTCTTAAAATTGGGGATCAGGTACACTTAGCTAATGTTTCTTGTTCATTTCCTATAAATCTTGATGCCATGTTTGTATAAAGCTCTTACTTTGTGTGCGGTTAGGTCCCTGCAGACGGCCTCTTTGTATCTGGTCATGCCCTCGCCATTGATGAATCCAGTATGACTGGAGAAAGCAAGATTGTAAGCCTGTTCCTTACACCTATCTTCTATTTTCATTCCCCGACGCTTTATATTATCTTGTGTATACCCGCGTCTTACACTCGACTCTCGAACATTGCTACAACACTTAGACACTTCAATTAAGccaaaaaaattgaattttttttcataaaatagGAGGATAAGACACTTGCGCGCGTGCGcgcgcgcacacacacacacacacacaccagtATCTGATACTTACTTCTAGCCACGTGTGACTGTGTGAGTAACATAGACCTCCAAAGTAATAATTTATTTGTAccctttctctttctacaggtTCACAAGGATAAGAAATCACCCTTTCTTTTGGCCGGTTGTAAAGTTGCAGATGGCTTTGGAAATATGCTGGTAAGAACTCATTGTTTCATGCTCTTGAAATATCATACAAATGTGACGATTTTGTTTTTCTATGACCAACTTTGGAGTCATTTCTGTGCAGTGAACTAATACTGTGATTTTTAGGTCACAAGTGTCGGAATTAATACCGAGTGGGGATTGCTTATGGCTAGTATCTCTGAGGATACAGGTGAAGAAACCCCCCTGCAGGTTTCCTTCTCACCTTTTTACTGTATTATGTTTCTTTCAAACGTTAGATGCTTAAGTAATACATGAATTACCGTTTCTTGAAATAGGTCCGGTTGAATGGGGTGGCTACTTTCATAGGCATAGTCGGGCTCTCTGTTGCTGTTGCCGTGCTTGCTGTTCTGTTGGTCCGGTAAGTGACATCAACAGGAGTCTCTTATTCAGGAACATGACTCTCTAATATGATATCTCATATTATGGATGATATTGATCCTTTGCAGATTTTTCACTGGCCACACAAAGAATGCGGAAGGTGTAGTTGAATTTGTCCGAGGACAAACAAGCATTAGTAAAGCAGTAGATGGAGTGATAGAAATTTTTACCATTGCTGTAAGTTTTAATCTGCCGATGACCTAATTttttttgttgctcattttttgaCAAACTTCTGCAAATTTTAGGTCACTATTGTAGTTGTTGCAGTACCTGAAGGACTTCCATTGGCAGTCACATTAACGTAAGCCCTGCAGTACATGCACGCTTGTTtattccttttccttttcctttcccttttcattttctttttatttattaTCTCTGTTCCTCACAGTTTCAAGTTACGTTGATTTCTCATCAGGTTAGCTTACTCTATGCGCAAAATGATGGCAGATAAAGCCTTGGTATGTTAACACTCTTCTTTCTGCAGTTTCTGCAAGCTTTGAGAATGCTAACTGGTCTCAATTACTATAAACTGATTATATGGATGTTGAAAAGCAATCCTAAGTTTTGTGATACCATCAAAACTTATGATATAAACGCATTTCAAGGGAGTCGGTGTGTCTtatatgagacggtctcacatgTGAGACGAACCCAAATCCCCTTATATATTCCTCATTTAATTATAAGGTTGAAGGGGAATAATTAATGGAGGCTAAACTAAAACAAAACTATCTTTTGTCTAAATGGCCTTATATTCTTACTGCAGGTACGCAGACTTTCAGCTTGTGAGACAATGGGATCGGCAACTACTATATGCAGCGACAAAACAGGAACACTAACGTTGAATCAGGTGAACATAATGTATTTTCTCACGAGTGCATCATTACACGATACCATCAATAAAAGTTGGCTATGGTTAAATAATTTTGAGCTGGCTTTAGCTATATTTGATGTGTAGATGACTGTGGTTGAGGCTTATGCTGGTAAAAAGAAGTTGAGTCCACCAAGTGAAGCTAGTCAGATGACAGGAGAGCAATCTACTCTTGTTATCGAAGGCATTGCAGTCAATACAACTGGTGGTGTTTTTGTCCCTAAGGTATATTCCTAACACTTTATGTTTAAGTCAATCACTCCATCCAAGCAATTTATTCCTTACTATGATCTCTAGTAGGCTGAGGCTTAAATTATTTATGTTAAGTTATTTTAAATGAGCTTCGAATGTCAATTACCATGTAGATTCTGGGTTTTGATCTCGTGCCTTGATTATCTTTCACAGAATGGTGGCAATGCAGAAATTTCAGGATCTCCAACCGAAAAGGCTATCTTGTCATGGGGAGTCGAGGTATATCTTCTCACTATGATTGCCAGATTTTCTGAATAATGTTCCTACATATATTTTCTCTCTTCTTTTCGTAAGTTAACCAAATTTGACCAGCAGCTAGGGATGAAGTTTGAGGCTGTGAGATCGGAAGCCATTACTCTTCACGTTTGCCCTTTCAATTCTGAGAAAAAGAGAGGTGGAGTTGCATTGCAACTGGTAATTTCCCTTAAATCTGTTACAATGACCTTCTAAATGGATTTTCTATGTTTTAACTTTGAAATGAACTACCTTTCTTATTACGAATGAAAATGTAAATATTACTGGACTACTGCAGGCCAACTCAGATGTTCATATTCACTGGAAGGGGGCAGCCGAAATGGTGCTTGCTTCATGTACACAATTTCTCGAGGTGGATGGTTCTGTGAAGTCCATTGATAGTGAGAAGGTAATCTTTTTTTATTTATCGGGTGTAAAGGGAGTCAAAATGGTAGTTTGATGGCGAAGGGTTTGAACCAAATCACGAGTACCACTCGGCACCCCCAATAGCTTTACCAGCTAAGCTATCAAACATCTAAAAGGTGATTACTGAGGAGGTCTAAGTGTCTAACAATCTCACTCATCTTAAGATTGTAACCTTTTGTAACCATCTTAGTCGAAATGCCCTTTACTTCAATGTAATGTAAAGGTTTATGGGTAATGGCCTACAGGGAATAAGGTATAGTATGCTGTGTAAATTACTAAATTATACTGGAATGCCAACATCATAAAGTTCTCTGCAGTCATATTTCAGAGGCGTTATTGATGACATGGCAGCTAAAAGCTTGAGATGTGTTGCATTCGCCTATAAACCGTATGACAGAAATGATGTTCCAAATACCAATGAGGAGGAGCTTGCACAGTGGATTCTACCAGAAGATAACCTGACTTTGCTTGCCATAGTAGGCATTAAGGTACTTACTATCTGGAATACTTAAGATGATGGCGTAAATGCGTAATGCTATTAAGGCATAAGCTAACGTAAATGGGCTTGCGTAGGATCCCTGCCGACCTGGTGTAGCTGAAGCTGTCAGACTTTGTGCCGCTGCTGGTGTCAAGGTATTATTCCTCAACATCCCTCTTCGCATCCGtgattactaaatttaatctagTGATTATCCCTCTTTGCATAAATGTACTGTATTTGTGTCTTTAAATTTAAGCAATTAGTTTTAGATTTTGATTATACTGTACACAGTTTTACTTCAGAAGCAGTATCAATGCCTCTTAAGGCTTTCGTATATGGGAAGGCAACGGCGCCGGATTCACGCGACCTTATGCTTGAGTGGAAAACCTATGTTACTCAAACTCGGTTATTTTAATGACATATCCAAAGTTTTGGGGCTTAAAATGAAGTCTCCAGTCGTCATACTCACAGTCCAACTGCCAGACATGGGTATGCAACGTAAAATGTAGAGTCTGAGTAACATGTAAAGAAAACATAGAGGTATTTCATGGGCGAAGAATATGTTAATCACTACTACTACACGATAAAAGAAGAAGATAGTTTAGTGATTCCGTTTGCTTTACTCCACTACAAGATAACAATTAGGAGGCAATTACAGGTTCGCATGGTCACCGGAGATAATATTCAGACAGCAAAAGCAATAGCATTAGAATGTGGGATTCTTCCTCCAGGTGCTGATGCCACAGAACCCACTGTCATTGAAGGGAAAACTTTCCGTGGACTTTCTGAACAAGAAAGAGAGGAAGTTGCCAAGAAAATAACGGTAATTCGAAATAGTTAAATGTGAGAGGCATTGAGATTCAAGAGCCTCCATCAAGTAATCTTGTCACCGCTAATTTTATTTTACAAGCCTAAGTAACATCCGTGTTGGATTGCTACAGGTGATGGGAAGGTCATCTCCAAATGACAAACTCTTGCTTGTGCAAGCTTTACGCAAGGGCGGTGATGTTGTTGCTGTCACTGGTGATGGCACTAATGACGCTCCTGCACTACACGAGGTCTTTTCTTATTTCAATACTCGAATTAGACATACATCCACTTTTACTATAAAGGAGCCATAACTCCATAAGGACAACTTTGATGGTTGTGGCTTTAAACCTAAGTCATGAACACCACTCAGTAACATTACTAGCTACTTAGTTGACATATGCAATTAGACATACAAGTGTCTGGTAATTACTATCATATTTATGTTATTTAGTCCGTTTTTTGGTAATTTTTGTTATTACCTTGCACTTTAGGCAGACATTGGTCTTTCCATGGGAATTTCTGGAACTGAAGTTGCCAAAGAAAGCTCGGATATCATCATCTTGGATGATAATTTTGCTTCTGTTGTTAAGGTAGCTTATATGTTTCTTGCATATACTGAAATGTTCAAAACTTTTCTTTGTACTATATTTGCAGCATGGACTTACTGGTATCGTCAGAAATTATGCCTGTATGTTTCCACAATTTCCTGAATGCATGTCTCCTATCAGGTAGTGCGCTGGGGACGTTCTGTGTATGCAAATATTCAGAAATTTATACAGTTTCAGCTCACAGTTAATGTGGCGGCACTCGTTATTAATGTGGTTGCTGCAGTTTCATCTGGCAGTATTCCTCTTAATGCAGTGCAGGTTAATAATGATACTCTTCTGTTCATTCTTCCCCTGATGCTTTCTCGTTCCCTCCCTGATGGTATTTACTCTCTTTCAGCTTTTATGGGTAAATCTCATTATGGATACTCTTGGAGCTCTTGCTTTGGCTACGGAACCACCAACAAACCAGCTTATGCGCAGAGCTCCTGTTGGTCGAAGGTAGGTTTGAAAATTTGTCATAGGATGGCAATGGATCCTGGATCTGATACTGAAAGGAAAATAGGACTCATCCGAGATACTTAACTGCCTATTGCCATCTTTACTTAGCCTAGCATGGAATACTATAAGCCTTTGAGTTCCAGTTCTTTAGGAGTACTATATATATTTAAATGCTCAATAAATATGACTTTTGTTGGTGTCCGTTTCTATGTTCAGGGAACCTCTTGTCACTAATATCATGTGGAGAAATCTGTTAGTACAGGTTAGTTCCTCACTGTCATTTCTGAATACTTTTTGATGAAATATACAGATTTAAAACGTCGGAACAATGTTATATTGCTCTGCTG is a window encoding:
- the LOC141613229 gene encoding calcium-transporting ATPase 9, plasma membrane-type, with protein sequence MTTSGGPFKDQLSSSSSPPPEKMDMEAGTNGVNVDNNNNYEKYDDDDDEVYEDDPFDIGNTKNAPVESLKRWRQAALVLNATRRFRYTLDLKKDEERERRRRMIRAHAQVVRAAMLFKLAGERDIGVLSPSISLPRSTGDFGIGVEQLTSMTRDNNSTALEQYGGVKGLEGMLNTNLETGVPGEENDTAKRRDTFGSNTYPTKKGKRFLAFLWESWQDLTLIILIIAAVVSLVLGIKTEGLKEGWYDGGSIVFAVLLVIVVTATSDYRQSLQFQNLNEEKRNIQLEVIRGGRREKISIYDIVVGDVVPLKIGDQVPADGLFVSGHALAIDESSMTGESKIVHKDKKSPFLLAGCKVADGFGNMLVTSVGINTEWGLLMASISEDTGEETPLQVRLNGVATFIGIVGLSVAVAVLAVLLVRFFTGHTKNAEGVVEFVRGQTSISKAVDGVIEIFTIAVTIVVVAVPEGLPLAVTLTLAYSMRKMMADKALVRRLSACETMGSATTICSDKTGTLTLNQMTVVEAYAGKKKLSPPSEASQMTGEQSTLVIEGIAVNTTGGVFVPKNGGNAEISGSPTEKAILSWGVELGMKFEAVRSEAITLHVCPFNSEKKRGGVALQLANSDVHIHWKGAAEMVLASCTQFLEVDGSVKSIDSEKSYFRGVIDDMAAKSLRCVAFAYKPYDRNDVPNTNEEELAQWILPEDNLTLLAIVGIKDPCRPGVAEAVRLCAAAGVKVRMVTGDNIQTAKAIALECGILPPGADATEPTVIEGKTFRGLSEQEREEVAKKITVMGRSSPNDKLLLVQALRKGGDVVAVTGDGTNDAPALHEADIGLSMGISGTEVAKESSDIIILDDNFASVVKVVRWGRSVYANIQKFIQFQLTVNVAALVINVVAAVSSGSIPLNAVQLLWVNLIMDTLGALALATEPPTNQLMRRAPVGRREPLVTNIMWRNLLVQALYQVTVLLVFNFAGSSFALLREGNLEHQNKLKNTLIFNAFVICQIFNEFNARKPEEMNVFKGVTQNSLFMGIIAVTVVLQIVIIEFLGKFTSTVKLNWQLWLLSIGVGLFSWPLALIGKLIPVPKTPLSKMLKKPFLRCRNYRNNA